From Gemmatimonadaceae bacterium, the proteins below share one genomic window:
- the atpD gene encoding F0F1 ATP synthase subunit beta, with protein MATAVKTEKNVGRVVQVIGPVLDVEFEPENLPELYNALRIQATTDYGQVIDVTSEVQQHIGRNQVRAVAMSSTDSVVRGMEVVDTGQAITIPVGSAALGRILNVLGNPVDNGPPIPADVERWPIHRAAPKFSALEPKTEIFETGIKVIDLIAPFVKGGKIGLFGGAGVGKTVIIMELIANVQKGHGGKSVFCGVGERTREGNDLYLEMQESGVLASTALIYGQMNEPPGARLRVGLSGLTVAEYFRDVENADVLVFIDNIFRFTQAGSEVSALLGRMPSAVGYQPTLASEMGDLQERITSTKSGSITSVQAIYVPADDITDPAPATAFAHLDATVVLSRAITELGIYPAVDPLASSSRILDAQYIGDRHYKVATEVQRILQRYKELQDIIAILGMDELSEDDKKIVGRARRLQRFMSQPFAVAEQFTGITGRYVKLEETISSFERLVAGEFDQYPEQAFFMAGGIEDVIEKANQMAKA; from the coding sequence ATGGCTACTGCCGTGAAGACAGAGAAGAACGTCGGACGCGTCGTCCAGGTCATCGGTCCGGTCCTGGACGTGGAGTTCGAGCCCGAGAATCTGCCGGAGCTGTACAACGCTCTGCGGATCCAGGCCACGACCGACTACGGCCAGGTGATCGACGTCACCTCCGAGGTGCAGCAGCACATCGGCCGCAACCAGGTCCGCGCCGTGGCGATGTCGTCGACCGACTCCGTCGTCCGCGGAATGGAGGTCGTGGACACGGGTCAGGCGATCACGATCCCGGTCGGCTCCGCGGCGCTCGGCCGCATCCTCAACGTGCTCGGCAACCCGGTGGACAACGGCCCGCCGATTCCGGCCGACGTGGAGCGCTGGCCGATTCACCGCGCGGCCCCGAAGTTCTCCGCGCTCGAGCCGAAGACCGAGATATTCGAGACGGGCATCAAGGTCATCGACCTGATTGCGCCGTTCGTGAAAGGCGGAAAGATCGGATTGTTCGGCGGCGCCGGCGTCGGCAAGACCGTCATCATCATGGAGCTGATCGCCAACGTGCAGAAGGGACACGGCGGCAAGTCCGTGTTCTGCGGCGTGGGCGAGCGTACGCGCGAGGGCAACGACCTGTACCTGGAGATGCAGGAGTCGGGCGTGCTTGCCTCGACCGCGCTGATCTACGGGCAGATGAACGAGCCGCCGGGCGCGCGGCTCCGCGTCGGGCTGTCTGGTCTCACCGTCGCCGAGTATTTCCGCGACGTCGAGAACGCCGACGTGCTCGTGTTCATCGACAACATCTTCCGCTTCACGCAGGCCGGCTCGGAAGTGTCCGCGCTGCTTGGCCGGATGCCGAGCGCCGTCGGCTACCAGCCGACGCTCGCCAGCGAGATGGGCGACCTCCAGGAGCGCATCACTTCGACCAAGTCGGGCTCGATCACGTCGGTACAGGCCATCTACGTTCCGGCCGACGACATCACCGATCCCGCGCCGGCCACGGCGTTCGCGCATCTGGACGCGACCGTGGTTCTGTCGCGCGCGATCACCGAGCTCGGCATCTACCCCGCCGTCGACCCGCTGGCGTCCTCCTCGCGAATTCTGGACGCGCAGTACATCGGCGACCGGCACTACAAGGTCGCGACGGAAGTGCAGCGCATTCTGCAGCGCTATAAGGAGCTGCAGGACATCATCGCGATTCTCGGGATGGACGAGCTGTCGGAGGACGACAAGAAGATCGTCGGCCGCGCGCGCCGCCTGCAGCGCTTCATGTCGCAGCCGTTCGCGGTCGCCGAGCAGTTCACCGGCATTACGGGCCGCTACGTGAAGCTGGAGGAGACGATCTCCTCGTTCGAGCGGCTCGTCGCCGGCGAGTTCGATCAGTATCCCGAGCAGGCCTTCTTCATGGCCGGCGGGATCGAGGACGTGATCGAGAAGGCGAACCAGATGGCCAAGGCGTAG
- a CDS encoding SpoIID/LytB domain-containing protein, which yields MARYPGWIGLSLALGSLACSARGPVAPLPEPTPRLPEVERDVRIGVVQAADSVMVGSTGAFTVTERGTNRVLASGSNAAATVTRAGGGAGYLVRLGNATAESANPVRVTSAAGVTINGQQYRGSAEVGVNSAGTLAGVNEVPVEQYLYGVVPRELGPNVFPEIEAQKVQAIAARTYTVAYFGRRAADGYDLRATVDDQVYGGRSAEHPVSTAAVDATRGIVMRHGGQLILARYSSTSGGHTANNEESFAENPIPYMRGVPDMPPTAGPTFVASLEAFKSAPYSTDFRKPAAPFDPDRPRYHRWVVEWSPTELSSIVSTFAQRNVGLVRELKVIQRGPSGRIIFLEIVTDSGSFPASMGTIRAALKYVNATGGLSNLPSTLFFIEPVEQNGAAVPGSFRVYGGGFGHGTGMAQVGAVLMARAGKQYPEILQHYYTGIELIRAY from the coding sequence ATGGCTCGCTATCCCGGCTGGATCGGTCTCTCCCTCGCTCTTGGATCTCTCGCCTGCTCCGCGCGCGGCCCCGTCGCGCCGCTGCCGGAGCCCACTCCGCGCCTGCCGGAGGTCGAACGGGACGTCCGGATCGGAGTCGTGCAGGCGGCGGACAGCGTCATGGTGGGAAGCACCGGGGCTTTCACGGTAACGGAGCGCGGCACCAACCGCGTGCTGGCGTCGGGCTCGAACGCGGCCGCGACCGTGACGCGCGCCGGAGGGGGAGCGGGATATCTGGTCAGGCTCGGCAACGCCACGGCGGAATCCGCCAATCCCGTGCGCGTGACTTCCGCGGCCGGCGTGACGATCAACGGTCAGCAGTACCGCGGGAGCGCGGAAGTCGGCGTCAACTCCGCGGGGACGCTGGCGGGGGTCAACGAAGTGCCGGTCGAGCAGTACCTGTACGGCGTCGTCCCGCGCGAGCTCGGCCCGAACGTTTTTCCCGAGATCGAAGCGCAGAAGGTTCAGGCGATCGCCGCGCGCACCTACACCGTGGCGTATTTCGGCCGCCGGGCGGCGGACGGCTACGACCTGCGCGCCACCGTGGACGATCAGGTGTACGGCGGACGCTCCGCGGAGCATCCCGTGTCCACCGCCGCCGTCGACGCGACGCGCGGAATCGTCATGCGCCACGGCGGCCAGCTCATCCTCGCGCGCTACTCGTCCACGTCCGGCGGGCACACCGCGAACAACGAAGAGTCGTTCGCGGAGAATCCGATCCCGTACATGCGGGGCGTGCCCGACATGCCGCCGACCGCCGGACCGACGTTCGTCGCGAGCCTCGAGGCGTTCAAGTCGGCGCCGTACAGCACCGATTTCAGAAAGCCGGCGGCGCCCTTCGATCCCGACCGTCCGCGGTACCACCGCTGGGTCGTAGAGTGGTCGCCAACCGAGCTGAGCTCGATCGTCTCGACGTTCGCGCAGCGCAACGTGGGGCTCGTGCGGGAGCTCAAGGTCATTCAGCGCGGTCCATCGGGCCGGATCATCTTCCTGGAGATCGTGACCGATTCCGGGTCGTTCCCGGCTTCAATGGGGACGATCCGCGCAGCGCTGAAATACGTGAACGCGACGGGAGGGCTGAGCAATCTGCCGAGCACGCTGTTCTTCATCGAGCCGGTGGAGCAGAACGGAGCGGCAGTGCCGGGATCGTTTCGCGTGTACGGCGGAGGGTTCGGCCACGGGACCGGAATGGCGCAGGTGGGAGCCGTGCTGATGGCGCGGGCCGGAAAGCAGTACCCGGAGATTTTGCAGCACTATTACACAGGGATCGAGCTCATCCGGGCGTACTGA
- a CDS encoding AraC family transcriptional regulator — MLPPAVLAPTIVVYAVRDRARALVRSAFPKRRTHAIVVRTPGEMESAFRQNLVDAALVDLGSGTEDSWKVAGLSLEYPSAPFFGMLPLRSADGPALARAAALEFADVLVEGVDDPVARELVYPRTFTARFAGALSNPPPSVGLTDERQHAVWRIIVGQAGRPVRTGAIADAMGLSREHLSRVFASAGAPNLKRVIDLVRLIAAAELAKNPGYDVRDVAAVLGFASSSHLSSTSQRIVGSRPASLSRLRTVDLVERFSQGRGRSRR; from the coding sequence ATGCTTCCTCCCGCGGTCCTTGCACCGACGATCGTCGTGTACGCCGTGCGCGACCGGGCCCGCGCGCTGGTACGGTCGGCGTTTCCGAAAAGGCGCACGCACGCGATCGTCGTGCGCACGCCGGGCGAGATGGAGAGCGCCTTCCGCCAGAACCTCGTCGACGCCGCGCTCGTGGATCTCGGATCGGGCACGGAAGACTCGTGGAAGGTGGCCGGACTCTCGCTCGAGTACCCGAGCGCGCCTTTCTTCGGCATGCTGCCGCTGCGATCGGCCGACGGGCCCGCGCTCGCGCGCGCGGCGGCGCTCGAGTTCGCGGACGTGCTGGTCGAGGGCGTGGACGACCCGGTGGCACGCGAGCTCGTGTATCCCCGGACGTTCACGGCGCGGTTCGCCGGGGCTCTGTCGAATCCGCCGCCGTCCGTTGGACTCACCGACGAGCGCCAGCACGCCGTCTGGCGGATCATCGTGGGGCAGGCGGGACGTCCCGTGCGCACCGGAGCAATAGCCGACGCGATGGGGCTCAGCCGCGAGCATTTGAGCCGGGTGTTCGCGAGCGCCGGCGCGCCCAACCTCAAGCGCGTGATCGATCTCGTGCGGCTGATAGCCGCCGCGGAGCTGGCGAAGAACCCCGGCTACGACGTGCGCGACGTCGCCGCGGTGCTCGGCTTCGCGTCGTCGTCGCACCTGTCGAGCACCTCGCAGCGGATCGTGGGCTCGCGGCCCGCGTCGTTGTCCCGCTTACGCACAGTAGATCTCGTCGAGCGCTTTTCGCAGGGGCGAGGACGAAGTCGCCGGTGA
- a CDS encoding ABC transporter ATP-binding protein produces the protein MIRLVDVHKSFGTKHVLRGFSLDVSEGETMVVIGGSGTGKSVAIKHIVGLLDPDEGTVFVDGQEVPELSRNEVYELRAHIGYVFQFAALFDSLTVAQNVAMGLKQLRHLNPGEVSGRVSEALALVDLPDIEDRYPAELSGGMRKRVGIARAIARKPKYMLYDEPTTGLDPVTASVIDQLMIRLRERLAVTSLVITHDMKSAYAVGSRIALLHQGRIRQVGTVEEIQQSTDPIVRQFIEGRPAPDAAQLGV, from the coding sequence TTGATCCGTCTCGTCGACGTCCACAAATCCTTCGGCACCAAGCACGTCCTGCGCGGCTTCTCGCTCGACGTCTCCGAGGGCGAGACCATGGTGGTCATCGGTGGGTCGGGCACCGGGAAGTCGGTCGCCATCAAGCACATCGTCGGCCTGCTCGATCCCGATGAGGGGACGGTCTTCGTCGACGGCCAGGAGGTGCCGGAGCTCTCCCGCAACGAGGTGTACGAGCTGCGAGCGCACATCGGCTACGTCTTCCAGTTCGCGGCGTTGTTCGACTCGCTGACCGTCGCGCAGAACGTCGCCATGGGGCTGAAGCAGCTCCGGCACCTCAATCCCGGAGAGGTCAGCGGCCGCGTGAGCGAGGCGCTCGCGCTCGTGGACCTGCCCGACATCGAGGACCGGTACCCCGCCGAGCTGAGCGGGGGGATGCGGAAGCGCGTGGGAATCGCGCGCGCCATCGCGCGAAAGCCGAAATACATGCTGTACGACGAGCCGACCACGGGCCTCGATCCCGTGACGGCGTCCGTGATCGATCAGCTCATGATCCGGCTGCGCGAGCGGCTGGCCGTCACGAGCCTCGTCATCACGCACGACATGAAGAGCGCCTACGCCGTCGGCTCGCGCATCGCGCTGCTGCACCAGGGACGGATCCGGCAGGTCGGCACCGTCGAGGAGATACAGCAGAGCACCGATCCGATCGTTCGGCAGTTCATCGAGGGCAGGCCGGCTCCCGACGCGGCGCAGCTCGGCGTCTAA
- the atpA gene encoding F0F1 ATP synthase subunit alpha: protein MPAETTLRPGEIKDILLREIEAADLHELDVEEVGTVLEVRDGIARIYGLAKAMAGEMLEATSSETGAKIVGLALNLEEDNIGAVILGDYLQLKEGDEVRRTGRVLEVPVGPEMIGRVVDALGNPVDDRGPIGTTHTRKVESEAPGIIVRQPVREPIQTGLKAIDSMIPIGRGQRELIIGDRGTGKTAIAVDTIINQKGTGVICVYVAIGQKKSTVAAVVEKLRQAGAMEFTIVVVAGASDPAPMQYIAPYSGCAMAEYFMYNEGKPTLCVYDDLSKQAAAYRQISLVLRRPPGREAYPGDVFYLHSRLLERAAKLREDPGVVDKNILKPGGSLTALPIIETQAGDVSAYIPTNVISITDGQIFLESDLFFAGVRPAVNVGISVSRVGGAAQIKAMKSVAGRLRLDLAQYRELEAFSSFASDLDAATKRQLERGARTVEILKQPQYQPMPVEQQVVIIYAVTNGYLDQIEVSEVRAWERDFLEVMASQHGDVLDKIRNEKVMSKDTEAALKAAIEAFNSSRTPANAAV, encoded by the coding sequence ATGCCCGCTGAAACGACACTTCGCCCCGGGGAGATCAAGGACATCCTCCTCCGTGAGATCGAGGCCGCCGACCTCCACGAGCTCGACGTAGAGGAAGTCGGCACCGTCCTCGAGGTCCGGGACGGCATCGCCCGCATCTATGGCCTCGCTAAAGCGATGGCCGGCGAGATGCTCGAGGCGACCTCGTCGGAGACCGGAGCGAAGATCGTCGGACTGGCGCTGAACCTCGAAGAGGACAACATCGGCGCGGTCATTCTCGGCGACTACCTCCAGCTCAAGGAAGGCGACGAAGTCCGCCGCACCGGCCGTGTGCTCGAGGTGCCGGTCGGACCCGAGATGATCGGCCGCGTCGTGGACGCGCTCGGGAATCCCGTGGACGATCGCGGTCCCATCGGCACGACGCACACGCGCAAGGTCGAGTCGGAGGCGCCGGGCATCATCGTGCGGCAGCCGGTCCGCGAGCCGATCCAGACGGGACTCAAGGCGATCGACTCCATGATCCCGATCGGCCGCGGCCAGCGCGAGCTGATCATCGGCGACCGCGGCACGGGCAAGACGGCGATCGCGGTGGACACCATCATCAATCAGAAGGGCACCGGCGTCATCTGCGTGTACGTCGCGATCGGCCAGAAGAAGTCGACCGTCGCGGCGGTCGTCGAAAAGCTGCGGCAGGCGGGCGCGATGGAGTTCACGATCGTCGTCGTGGCCGGCGCGTCCGACCCGGCGCCGATGCAATACATCGCTCCCTACTCCGGCTGCGCGATGGCCGAATACTTCATGTACAACGAAGGGAAGCCGACGCTGTGCGTGTACGACGATCTGTCCAAGCAGGCCGCCGCGTACCGGCAGATCTCGCTGGTTCTGCGCCGCCCGCCGGGGCGCGAAGCGTACCCCGGCGACGTGTTCTATCTGCACTCGCGGCTGCTCGAGCGCGCGGCGAAGCTGCGCGAGGATCCGGGCGTCGTCGACAAGAACATCCTGAAGCCGGGTGGATCGCTCACCGCGCTGCCGATCATCGAGACGCAGGCCGGTGACGTGTCCGCGTACATCCCGACCAACGTGATCTCGATCACCGACGGGCAGATCTTTCTCGAGTCGGATCTCTTCTTCGCCGGCGTTCGCCCCGCGGTCAACGTCGGCATCTCGGTGTCGCGCGTCGGCGGCGCGGCGCAGATCAAGGCGATGAAGTCCGTCGCCGGCCGGCTCCGCCTGGACCTCGCGCAGTACCGCGAGCTGGAAGCGTTCTCCTCGTTCGCCTCCGATCTCGACGCCGCGACCAAGCGGCAGCTCGAGCGCGGCGCGCGCACGGTCGAGATCCTCAAGCAGCCGCAGTACCAGCCGATGCCGGTCGAGCAGCAGGTCGTGATCATCTACGCGGTGACGAACGGCTACCTGGATCAGATCGAGGTCTCCGAGGTGCGCGCGTGGGAGCGCGACTTCCTCGAGGTGATGGCCAGCCAGCACGGCGACGTCCTCGACAAGATCCGGAACGAGAAGGTCATGTCGAAGGACACCGAGGCCGCGCTCAAAGCCGCGATCGAGGCGTTCAATTCTTCGCGGACGCCGGCGAATGCCGCTGTGTAA
- a CDS encoding four helix bundle protein yields MATGVKDLKLWQEAVALGGETLRVARQHGRRECSWFVEALVQSATMLATGIADGYGRGDALDQQRVFEQARRSLTTFETQLAIARHSAALPQDSLAALATRAATVTRLLAGFLTFIERQKAAEVEEGARRISPATSSSPLRKALDEIYCA; encoded by the coding sequence ATGGCGACGGGCGTAAAGGATCTCAAGCTGTGGCAGGAGGCCGTCGCGCTCGGCGGCGAGACGCTGCGCGTCGCCCGGCAGCACGGCCGCAGGGAGTGCTCCTGGTTCGTGGAAGCGCTCGTCCAAAGCGCCACGATGCTCGCCACGGGGATCGCCGACGGGTACGGCCGCGGCGACGCGCTCGATCAGCAGCGCGTGTTCGAGCAGGCGCGCCGCTCGCTCACGACTTTCGAGACTCAGCTCGCCATCGCGCGGCATTCCGCCGCGCTCCCGCAGGACTCGCTGGCCGCGCTCGCGACACGCGCCGCGACCGTGACGCGTCTGCTGGCCGGCTTTCTCACGTTCATCGAGCGGCAGAAGGCCGCCGAGGTTGAGGAGGGCGCCCGCCGGATCTCACCGGCGACTTCGTCCTCGCCCCTGCGAAAAGCGCTCGACGAGATCTACTGTGCGTAA
- a CDS encoding F0F1 ATP synthase subunit gamma: MAKGRELKGRIKSVENTRKITRTMEMVATSKMKRAQDRVHAARPYALVLREVISSVYSPDVADGFPLLRQPESVRRAAILLITSNRGLAGGFNANLIKEARNLIARLEAAGTETELHIVGRKGVGYFKYIGREVKTSRTDITDKPTSADAASLSDVLMDDFAAGRLDAVYVVYAKFNSALSTPPVSEQVLPVQPPAREEGKQGLQRDYLLYPSADAILGELLPLYVRNTVYRALAESNAGEQGARRTAMKNATENASEMINGLRRTFNRARQAQITQEIAEIVGGAAGLQG; the protein is encoded by the coding sequence ATGGCTAAAGGCCGCGAGCTCAAGGGCCGCATCAAGTCCGTCGAGAACACGCGCAAGATCACGCGCACGATGGAGATGGTCGCCACTTCCAAGATGAAGCGCGCGCAGGACCGCGTGCACGCCGCGCGGCCGTACGCGCTGGTGCTGCGCGAGGTCATCTCGAGCGTGTACTCGCCGGACGTGGCCGACGGGTTTCCGCTGCTGCGGCAACCGGAGAGCGTGCGACGCGCGGCGATCCTGCTCATCACGTCCAACCGCGGACTGGCGGGCGGCTTCAACGCCAACCTGATCAAGGAAGCGCGCAACCTCATCGCTCGCCTCGAAGCCGCGGGCACCGAGACGGAGCTGCACATCGTCGGCCGCAAGGGAGTCGGCTATTTCAAGTACATCGGGCGCGAGGTGAAGACGAGCCGCACCGACATCACCGACAAGCCAACTTCGGCCGATGCCGCGTCGCTGTCCGACGTGCTGATGGACGATTTTGCGGCCGGCCGGCTCGACGCCGTGTACGTCGTGTACGCCAAGTTCAACTCGGCCCTGTCCACGCCGCCAGTGTCGGAGCAGGTGCTGCCGGTGCAGCCGCCGGCGCGTGAGGAGGGGAAGCAGGGACTGCAGCGCGACTACCTGCTGTATCCCTCCGCGGACGCGATCCTCGGCGAGCTGCTCCCGCTGTACGTGCGCAACACGGTGTACCGCGCGCTGGCGGAATCGAACGCCGGCGAGCAGGGCGCGCGCCGGACGGCGATGAAGAACGCAACCGAGAACGCGAGCGAGATGATCAACGGACTTCGCAGGACATTCAACCGCGCCCGTCAGGCGCAGATCACCCAGGAAATCGCCGAGATCGTCGGCGGTGCCGCCGGTTTACAGGGATAA
- the atpC gene encoding ATP synthase F1 subunit epsilon: MLKVSLISPEALLFEGEATSVIAPAFDGSLGILTGHAPMVTLLGNGELRLEGASAGGKRFTVDGGFLQVEDNNVRVVTERARAV, translated from the coding sequence ATGTTAAAAGTCTCGCTCATCTCTCCAGAAGCATTGCTCTTCGAGGGCGAGGCGACTTCGGTCATCGCCCCCGCCTTCGACGGCTCGCTCGGCATTCTCACGGGCCACGCACCGATGGTGACTCTACTCGGCAACGGCGAGCTGCGCCTCGAAGGCGCGAGTGCGGGCGGCAAGCGGTTCACTGTCGACGGCGGCTTTCTTCAGGTCGAGGACAACAACGTTCGCGTGGTCACGGAGAGGGCCCGCGCTGTTTGA